The Danio rerio strain Tuebingen ecotype United States chromosome 20, GRCz12tu, whole genome shotgun sequence genome contains the following window.
TTATATGTGAACCGACTTAAGTTTGGTTTTGTTCTGCAGGTGGATGAGAAAGATGACATGAATACACAGAACACAGAGCATGTCAACAAAGAGGAGGAAGTGGAGGAGATGAGGATAAATGATGAGAAGGACAAGGAGGAAAAGATTAAGAACAGGAGAAGGAGAAAGAGAAATAGCcagatgaaggaggaggaggaaaagaaaCAGGAGGAGGTGGTGAAAGAAGAGATGAAGATAAAAGAGGAgagtttaaaagaaaatgaagaggaggaagaggtgGATAAGAATGATAAAGAGATGAAGATGAAAGAAAATGAGGAGGAGGAAAAGGAAAATATGAAAATGAGAATGAGGAGGACGAGAAAAATAAATAGCAGAATAAAAGAGGAGAAGAAGGAGGAGAAGTAGATGAAAATAAAGGAGGAGAGgatgaaaaaaaatgaagagaaagAGATGAATAAGAATGAAGAGGAGATGGAGGAAGAAGAAACCGAAGGGGAGGAAGAAAAGCCAAAGGAGGGGAAGAGAAAAATAAGCAAGAAAAGAGACAGCAGGAGAAGCAGAACGATGATGAGGAGAAGAAGCAAAAGGAGAAGGATGAGGAGAGTGTGAATGTGAAGGAGACAAAGATGCAAtaaaaaacgtttaaaaaaaactttctggCCTAAAATATTATTGTGTTAAAAACAGTGCCAAGCCAAAAATTGCATTCACAACACTATCATTTTAGCTAACAAAAACTAATGTGCAAAAAAGAAATTTGTTTTATGCAAAAGGAGTAAGCACAACACAAAGTTTTATGTAAATAAACGTGCAAAATACTTGCACAATACTAACTTGTATGTTGAAAGGTAAGTGCAAAAATTGTGTTGCGAAAAAacgaattattcatttattaatcccGCCAAAAGGCAAGGATACCACAGTGTCATCAGATCTCCAATGGGCCCGGGGCAAGGTACTGGTACTAGGACACAGCTAGCCAAACCAAGCACCACCAGCTCTTACAGAGATGTACTGCACCTTGTTTGTGGGTAACACGGTGCTTAAATTACTCTTAGATGTCCTGATTTCTCCCATAATGggatttttctttagttttgtcCCACAAAGTTTTCACCCCTATAACTCAAAAATAGTATGGTTATCTTGTTTTGAACACCCTTTTTTCTTTGGTATTTATTTGCAGAAATGTGTGGGATAAAATATGATTTTGTGTGTAAACTGTTAAATAGTACACATTCCTTGGTGATAAACCAAATTTGAGTCAATTTGCATATAGTtgatactttttttcttttaaagaggAACGTCTGAACACCTTATAATGTTATGGCTAGAGATATTTCTCATTTCCACCTGTAAT
Protein-coding sequences here:
- the si:dkey-69c1.1 gene encoding uncharacterized protein si:dkey-69c1.1; translated protein: MSCFGQTEKQFSVSADSDNDILCPSESDQSLEVPLVIIHNEASCVNDKIKVDEKDDMNTQNTEHVNKEEEVEEMRINDEKDKEEKIKNRRRRKRNSQMKEEEEKKQEEVVKEEMKIKEESLKENEEEEEVDKNDKEMKMKENEEEEKENMKMRMRRTRKINSRIKEEKKEEK